A genomic window from Vagococcus entomophilus includes:
- a CDS encoding ATP-binding cassette domain-containing protein, whose protein sequence is MKLVLQEVSKAFGEKKIVKQTSFVFEQGKIYGLLGRNGVGKTTLFNCIAKDVWIDQGEIYLEEAGKKISYDEQDIGYVHTMPHLPEFMTGYEFVRFFIDVNQAKVQNPLPPNAYLEQVGIKSADQHKLIRDYSHGMKNKLQMICVILTEPKVLLLDEPLTSFDVVASYEMKKLILNLKMQTIIVFSTHILQLAQDLCDEIVLLHNHGLQEIKDQDIHAEDFENEIIQLLSDEGGE, encoded by the coding sequence ATGAAGTTGGTTTTACAAGAAGTGTCAAAAGCATTTGGAGAGAAAAAAATAGTAAAGCAAACTTCTTTTGTGTTTGAACAAGGAAAAATATATGGTTTACTAGGACGTAATGGTGTGGGAAAGACCACTTTGTTTAATTGTATTGCAAAAGATGTATGGATTGATCAAGGTGAAATTTATTTAGAAGAAGCAGGAAAAAAGATTAGCTATGATGAACAGGATATTGGCTATGTGCATACTATGCCACATTTGCCAGAATTTATGACAGGATATGAATTCGTCCGCTTCTTTATAGATGTGAATCAAGCAAAGGTTCAAAATCCATTGCCACCAAATGCTTATTTAGAACAAGTTGGAATCAAGTCAGCGGATCAACATAAATTGATCAGAGATTATTCCCATGGGATGAAAAACAAGCTGCAAATGATTTGTGTGATTTTGACAGAGCCTAAAGTCTTATTGTTAGACGAACCACTTACTTCTTTTGATGTAGTAGCCTCTTACGAAATGAAAAAACTAATTTTGAACTTAAAGATGCAAACAATTATTGTGTTTTCAACTCATATTCTGCAACTAGCACAGGATTTATGTGATGAAATTGTATTACTACATAACCATGGGTTACAAGAAATCAAGGATCAAGATATTCATGCTGAGGATTTTGAAAATGAGATTATTCAATTGCTTTCTGACGAAGGAGGCGAGTAA
- a CDS encoding DUF1149 family protein translates to MKIIRQPEIVEAYHYELITGDKAVPTEINVGIKPIHLDEEDAEIANNKIESSVLGLRVMFQIVLGEFYVAGSVRQLVTVDKKRIDSPEDCTQEELDELMAPLFSIIKRLTYEVTEITLDQPGIELNFEANQ, encoded by the coding sequence GTGAAAATTATCAGACAGCCAGAGATAGTAGAGGCGTACCATTACGAATTGATTACAGGAGATAAAGCAGTTCCCACAGAGATAAATGTTGGGATTAAACCGATTCATTTAGACGAAGAAGATGCCGAAATTGCAAATAACAAAATCGAATCCTCAGTTTTGGGTTTACGTGTGATGTTTCAAATTGTGCTTGGTGAATTTTATGTTGCAGGCAGTGTAAGACAATTGGTGACAGTAGATAAAAAAAGAATTGATAGCCCGGAAGATTGTACACAAGAAGAGTTAGATGAGTTGATGGCACCACTATTTTCAATCATTAAAAGGTTGACTTATGAAGTAACCGAAATTACATTAGATCAGCCAGGGATTGAATTAAACTTTGAAGCAAATCAGTAG
- a CDS encoding metallophosphoesterase family protein yields MKKLLFTIGDIHGEYDLLEEVLKAYDPKLHQLVLVGDLNDRGPKVKESLLKGKELVEQEQAVYIRGNHEQMLLNFVQNPQERFVNYMRNGGKETIESLMYKGIFSEHSPKEVAQLLKEKWADLLKFLDERPFYYEWNQYICVHAGVDFEKSDWHDTDNQDFIWIREPFHTGKNNTGKKIVFGHTVTSLLHQDEEDYSIWHSDGKFGIDGGGVFGGIIHGAIFNDKGIVKDIQAKNPREGWHSPSEKEIEALQNNQ; encoded by the coding sequence ATGAAAAAATTATTATTTACTATTGGAGATATTCATGGAGAGTACGACTTATTAGAGGAAGTCTTAAAAGCGTATGATCCCAAACTACATCAACTTGTTTTAGTAGGAGACTTAAATGACCGGGGGCCAAAGGTCAAGGAAAGCTTACTAAAAGGAAAAGAATTGGTCGAACAAGAGCAAGCTGTGTATATTCGTGGCAACCATGAACAGATGTTATTAAATTTTGTTCAAAATCCGCAAGAGCGTTTTGTTAATTATATGCGTAATGGCGGGAAAGAAACGATAGAAAGTCTGATGTATAAAGGGATTTTCTCAGAACACTCGCCAAAAGAAGTGGCACAACTTCTTAAAGAAAAATGGGCAGACTTGTTAAAATTTCTTGATGAACGCCCTTTTTACTATGAATGGAATCAATACATCTGTGTTCATGCTGGTGTCGACTTTGAAAAAAGCGATTGGCATGATACTGATAACCAGGATTTTATTTGGATTAGAGAGCCATTCCATACTGGTAAAAATAATACAGGTAAAAAAATTGTTTTCGGACATACGGTTACTTCTTTACTTCATCAGGATGAAGAGGATTATTCCATTTGGCATTCAGACGGAAAATTCGGGATTGATGGTGGTGGCGTCTTTGGAGGGATTATTCACGGGGCTATTTTTAATGATAAGGGCATAGTAAAAGATATCCAAGCAAAAAATCCTCGAGAAGGTTGGCATTCTCCATCTGAAAAAGAAATAGAAGCGTTGCAAAATAATCAATAA
- a CDS encoding SprT family protein → MTNAKGNYVAEHSEDAPLDTAKLQVLVESISEQVFSKPFLHKAIFNPRLRSTGGRYHLSDHHLDFNPKVYERYGMPELIQVIKHELCHYHLHIEGKGYQHKDPDFKNLLLETGGSRYVRSLIDQTTENYRQYECQKCHTLILRKRKINTSRFSCKCGGKLKLISLR, encoded by the coding sequence ATGACAAACGCAAAAGGAAACTATGTGGCGGAGCATAGTGAAGATGCGCCACTTGATACAGCAAAACTGCAAGTATTGGTCGAAAGTATCTCTGAACAAGTCTTTTCAAAACCATTTTTGCACAAAGCTATATTCAATCCTAGGTTGCGTTCGACAGGTGGGAGGTATCACCTGTCGGATCATCATTTAGATTTTAATCCGAAAGTTTATGAGAGGTATGGAATGCCAGAGTTGATTCAAGTGATTAAACATGAATTGTGCCATTATCATTTACATATTGAAGGAAAAGGGTATCAACATAAAGATCCAGATTTTAAAAATTTACTATTAGAGACAGGCGGTAGTCGTTATGTTCGATCACTAATCGATCAGACGACGGAAAATTATCGCCAATATGAGTGTCAGAAATGTCATACCTTAATACTTAGAAAACGTAAAATTAATACGAGTCGTTTTTCTTGCAAGTGTGGGGGGAAACTAAAACTCATCTCGTTGAGATAG
- a CDS encoding Tex family protein: MSEKKNSPIMSLVQKELTQYQPKQIQTVLNLLEEGNTVPFIARYRKEMTGSLDEVQIREIDERHRYLQNLEKRKMEVLRLIEEQEKLTSELEKKIVTATKIQQVEDLYRPFKQKRRTKATIAKEKGLEPFANWLLSLPETGEVVKEAQKYLDPEKDLAEVDNVLQGAHEILAEKISDEPKFRSWIREFTFSNGSLTSQVKNQEKDEKSVFEMYYAYDEPLKKVVAHRILALNRGEKEEILKVGIELEETKIFQYLMRQLIPANQKTIVTPYLQAAIEDSYKRFIGPAIEREIRGELTEKADEQAIHIFGENLRNLLLQAPLKGKVVLGFDPAYRTGCKLAVVDATGKVLAIKVIYPHKPASQTKQEQAAKEFIEFIEKYQVEMVAIGNGTASRESETFVSEQLKKIKREVFYVIVSEAGASVYSASDLAREEFPELHVEERSAISIGRRLQDPLAELVKIDPKAVGVGQYQHDVSQKRLAEQLDFVVETAVNQVGVNVNTASAKLLQHVAGLNKTTAQNVVRFREESGAFRSRAQLKKVPRLGPKAYEQAVGFLRIVHGKNILDNTGIHPESYTIAKKVMEKANLTAAMLGSKEARVAIGNLSKTSLAAELAVGEETLNDIIEGLVRPGRDMREEMATPLLRKDVLTMEDLKPGMKLQGTVRNVVDFGAFVDIGVKQDGLVHISKLSEKFVKHPTDVVAVGDIVTVWLEEVDLKKGRIALSMLSETKREE, encoded by the coding sequence ATGAGCGAAAAAAAGAATTCACCAATTATGTCATTAGTTCAAAAAGAATTAACACAGTACCAACCAAAACAGATTCAAACGGTTTTAAATTTATTAGAAGAGGGCAATACAGTTCCATTTATTGCGCGTTATAGAAAAGAAATGACGGGAAGTCTTGACGAAGTTCAAATACGAGAAATTGATGAAAGACATCGTTATCTACAAAATTTAGAAAAAAGAAAGATGGAAGTTCTTCGTTTAATTGAGGAACAAGAAAAGTTAACCAGCGAGTTGGAGAAAAAAATTGTTACGGCTACAAAAATTCAGCAAGTGGAAGATCTATATAGACCGTTTAAACAAAAAAGAAGAACCAAAGCAACGATTGCCAAAGAAAAAGGATTAGAGCCGTTTGCAAATTGGCTTCTTTCATTGCCAGAGACAGGTGAGGTGGTAAAAGAGGCACAGAAATATCTTGATCCTGAAAAAGATTTGGCAGAAGTAGACAACGTGCTTCAAGGGGCACACGAGATTTTAGCAGAAAAAATTAGTGATGAACCAAAATTTAGAAGCTGGATTCGTGAGTTTACTTTTTCAAATGGTTCTTTAACGAGTCAGGTTAAAAACCAAGAAAAAGATGAAAAATCAGTTTTTGAAATGTATTATGCCTATGATGAGCCACTAAAAAAAGTAGTAGCACATCGGATTCTTGCGCTTAACCGCGGAGAAAAAGAAGAAATTTTAAAAGTCGGTATTGAATTAGAAGAAACTAAAATTTTCCAATATTTAATGAGACAATTAATCCCCGCCAATCAAAAGACGATTGTTACGCCGTATTTACAAGCAGCAATAGAAGATAGCTACAAACGTTTTATTGGTCCAGCAATAGAACGAGAAATTCGTGGCGAATTAACAGAGAAAGCAGATGAACAAGCAATTCACATCTTTGGCGAAAATTTACGCAACCTTTTATTACAGGCGCCTTTAAAGGGCAAGGTAGTTCTTGGATTTGATCCCGCTTATCGTACAGGCTGTAAGCTAGCTGTTGTGGATGCAACGGGAAAGGTACTAGCCATTAAAGTAATCTATCCGCATAAACCAGCTTCACAAACAAAACAAGAGCAAGCGGCAAAAGAGTTTATCGAATTTATTGAAAAGTACCAAGTAGAAATGGTCGCAATTGGAAATGGAACAGCCAGCCGTGAGTCAGAAACCTTTGTCTCAGAACAGCTTAAAAAAATAAAGCGCGAAGTCTTTTATGTGATTGTGAGTGAAGCAGGTGCCTCTGTTTATTCTGCAAGTGATTTGGCCAGAGAAGAATTCCCAGAGTTACATGTAGAAGAACGGAGTGCAATCAGTATTGGTCGCAGATTGCAAGATCCCCTAGCAGAGTTGGTCAAAATTGATCCAAAGGCTGTAGGGGTGGGACAATATCAACACGACGTTTCCCAAAAACGTTTAGCGGAACAGCTTGATTTTGTCGTAGAAACAGCGGTTAACCAAGTAGGGGTAAATGTGAATACTGCAAGCGCAAAACTGTTACAGCACGTTGCAGGTCTCAATAAAACAACTGCTCAAAATGTAGTACGTTTTCGAGAAGAAAGTGGCGCTTTTAGAAGTCGAGCGCAGCTAAAAAAAGTTCCAAGATTAGGACCAAAAGCTTATGAACAAGCAGTTGGATTTTTAAGAATTGTCCATGGTAAAAATATATTAGATAATACGGGGATTCATCCAGAAAGTTATACGATTGCCAAAAAGGTGATGGAAAAAGCAAATTTGACTGCGGCCATGCTAGGTTCAAAAGAAGCGAGAGTGGCCATCGGCAATTTATCTAAGACTTCGCTTGCCGCGGAGCTAGCTGTTGGTGAAGAAACGTTAAATGATATCATTGAAGGATTAGTACGTCCAGGACGTGATATGCGCGAGGAAATGGCGACACCACTACTTAGAAAAGATGTGTTGACCATGGAAGACTTAAAACCAGGTATGAAATTGCAAGGAACAGTGCGTAATGTTGTAGATTTTGGTGCATTTGTAGATATTGGGGTCAAACAAGACGGGTTGGTGCATATTTCTAAACTAAGCGAAAAATTTGTTAAGCATCCAACAGATGTAGTCGCTGTTGGGGACATTGTGACGGTTTGGTTAGAAGAAGTAGATTTAAAAAAAGGCAGAATAGCATTATCCATGCTTTCTGAAACAAAACGAGAGGAATGA